From the genome of Prevotella herbatica, one region includes:
- the cysK gene encoding cysteine synthase A, with translation MAKIAKQITDLIGNTPLVELNKYSKFRGVETPIIAKVEFFNPGGSVKDRIGLAMIEAAEKDGKLKPGATIIEPTSGNTGVGLALVSAIKGYKLILTMPETMSVERRNLVKAYGAEVRLTSGKDGMPGAIKAAEELRDATPGSVILEQFENPANPKKHYETTGQEIWNDTEGKVDIFVAGVGTGGTVSGIGKALKEKNPNVKIIAVEPLSSPVLHGGASGPHKIQGIGAGFIPKTYNSDFIDEVFDVENDDAILAGRQLAQQEGLLVGISSGAAAFAATEIAKRPENKGKTIVTLLPDTGERYLSTVLYAFDEYPL, from the coding sequence ATGGCAAAGATTGCAAAACAAATAACCGACCTTATTGGAAATACCCCATTGGTTGAGCTAAATAAGTATTCAAAATTCCGTGGAGTTGAAACTCCTATCATTGCAAAAGTTGAATTCTTCAATCCAGGCGGTAGCGTAAAAGACCGTATTGGACTTGCAATGATTGAAGCAGCTGAGAAAGACGGAAAACTTAAACCAGGAGCAACAATTATTGAACCAACAAGTGGTAACACTGGTGTAGGTCTTGCTCTTGTATCAGCAATAAAGGGATATAAACTTATCCTAACAATGCCTGAAACGATGAGCGTTGAACGCCGTAACCTTGTAAAGGCTTATGGTGCCGAAGTAAGACTTACAAGTGGTAAAGACGGCATGCCAGGAGCTATCAAGGCAGCAGAAGAACTGCGTGATGCAACTCCAGGAAGTGTAATTCTTGAACAATTTGAAAATCCGGCCAACCCTAAAAAGCACTATGAAACAACAGGTCAGGAAATATGGAATGATACCGAAGGAAAAGTAGATATCTTTGTTGCTGGTGTTGGAACTGGTGGAACGGTATCTGGTATAGGAAAGGCTTTGAAGGAAAAGAATCCAAATGTTAAGATTATAGCTGTAGAGCCATTATCATCTCCCGTTCTTCACGGTGGTGCTAGCGGTCCTCACAAGATTCAGGGTATCGGAGCTGGTTTCATTCCAAAAACTTATAACTCTGACTTTATCGATGAAGTCTTTGATGTTGAGAATGACGATGCAATATTGGCTGGTCGCCAGTTAGCACAGCAAGAAGGACTTTTGGTTGGAATATCTTCAGGTGCAGCAGCTTTTGCGGCAACAGAGATTGCAAAGCGTCCTGAAAATAAAGGCAAAACTATTGTTACCTTGTTGCCTGATACAGGTGAACGCTATCTGTCTACGGTATTATATGCCTTTGACGAATATCCACTATAA
- a CDS encoding 2-oxoacid:acceptor oxidoreductase family protein gives MKKEIIISGFGGQGVLSMGKILAYSGLLEDKEVTWMPAYGPEQRGGTANVTVIISDERISSPILSKFDIAIVLNQPSMDKFISKVKPGGILIYDGFGIINPPTRKDITVYRIDAMDKAAEMKNAKVFNMIVLGGLLKVCKIVSTDGLNKALYKTLPERHHKLIPLNMQAVEEGMNLIEEVK, from the coding sequence ATGAAAAAAGAAATTATCATATCAGGTTTTGGAGGTCAGGGTGTTCTCTCAATGGGAAAGATTCTTGCCTATTCAGGACTGCTTGAAGATAAAGAGGTGACATGGATGCCTGCCTATGGTCCAGAACAACGTGGCGGTACAGCTAACGTGACGGTTATCATAAGCGACGAGCGCATTTCATCACCTATATTAAGTAAATTCGATATAGCAATTGTTCTTAATCAACCGTCAATGGATAAGTTTATCTCAAAGGTAAAGCCTGGAGGTATATTGATTTACGATGGTTTCGGTATTATAAACCCTCCTACACGAAAGGATATCACTGTATATCGTATTGATGCAATGGACAAGGCTGCCGAGATGAAGAATGCGAAAGTTTTCAATATGATTGTTTTAGGAGGCTTACTAAAAGTTTGCAAGATTGTAAGTACCGATGGTCTTAACAAGGCACTCTATAAAACTCTTCCTGAAAGACATCACAAACTTATACCGCTTAACATGCAAGCTGTAGAAGAAGGAATGAACCTCATTGAAGAAGTGAAATAA
- a CDS encoding thiamine pyrophosphate-dependent enzyme encodes MNNDIISPDNLVYKKPELMNDTAMHYCAGCSHGVVHKLVAEVIEEMGMQNKTIGVSPVGCAVFAYRYLDIDWQEAPHGRAPAVATGIKRLWPDRLVFTYQGDGDLACIGTCETIHALNRGENIPIIFINNAIYGMTGGQMAPTTLIGQKTATCPYGREPELHGYPLNMTELASHLTGTCFVSRQSVENVASIRKAKAAIRKAFDASMNGLGSSLVEIVSTCNSGWKLSPKQANDWMEEHMFKEYPKGDLKDTTNL; translated from the coding sequence ATGAATAACGACATCATATCACCTGACAATCTGGTTTACAAGAAACCAGAACTTATGAACGATACGGCAATGCACTACTGTGCCGGTTGCTCTCACGGTGTAGTGCATAAATTGGTAGCTGAGGTAATAGAAGAAATGGGCATGCAGAATAAAACTATTGGCGTTAGTCCGGTAGGTTGTGCAGTATTTGCCTATCGCTATCTTGATATTGACTGGCAGGAAGCTCCTCACGGTCGTGCACCAGCTGTTGCAACAGGTATAAAGCGCTTGTGGCCAGATCGTCTGGTATTTACATATCAGGGTGACGGTGACCTTGCTTGTATCGGAACTTGCGAGACTATACACGCCCTGAATCGTGGCGAGAATATACCTATCATCTTCATCAACAATGCCATTTATGGTATGACTGGAGGACAGATGGCTCCTACAACTCTTATCGGACAGAAGACAGCAACATGTCCTTATGGTCGTGAACCAGAATTGCACGGATACCCACTTAACATGACAGAACTAGCTAGTCATCTTACAGGTACATGCTTTGTTTCTCGCCAGAGTGTTGAGAACGTAGCATCTATACGTAAGGCTAAGGCTGCGATACGCAAAGCTTTTGATGCATCCATGAATGGATTAGGCTCAAGTCTTGTTGAAATCGTGTCAACATGCAACAGTGGATGGAAACTTTCACCAAAGCAAGCTAACGACTGGATGGAAGAGCACATGTTCAAGGAGTATCCAAAGGGAGACCTTAAAGATACTACTAATCTTTAG
- a CDS encoding helix-turn-helix domain-containing protein — protein MSIIINVDVMMARRKISSGELAERVGITPANLSILKTGKAKAIRFSTLEAICNALDCQPGDILEYKND, from the coding sequence ATGTCAATAATAATAAATGTAGACGTAATGATGGCTAGGCGCAAAATTTCGAGTGGTGAACTGGCTGAAAGGGTTGGTATCACCCCAGCTAACTTGTCGATATTAAAGACAGGAAAGGCTAAAGCTATTCGATTTTCAACCCTTGAAGCTATATGCAACGCACTTGATTGTCAACCAGGAGATATCCTGGAATACAAAAATGATTAA
- a CDS encoding sigma-70 family RNA polymerase sigma factor, with protein MRKIKTGKPLSERENESLNRYLDEIGKELLLSDDEEKQLAEKIQIGGSAGERAVDKLVKANLRFVVSIAKQYTDNGVAITDLISEGNIGMMKAAQSFDGSRGKRFVGYAEPFIRDVIVHAINEQSGIYNLPKNERNREEKENSRAFSVDAPLQNGKNLSLLSVLFDPDAPRPDKLALDESIKAELLQSMDVLNDRERRIVQAFYGIGQDNITFAEIGENMGLKRERVRQIRDKAVRKLGKNTTNDTLRAYLS; from the coding sequence ATGAGGAAAATTAAAACAGGAAAACCTTTGTCAGAGCGCGAAAACGAATCTCTGAATAGATATCTGGATGAAATAGGAAAGGAATTACTATTGTCTGATGACGAGGAAAAGCAACTTGCCGAAAAGATACAGATTGGAGGAAGTGCTGGTGAACGAGCTGTTGATAAGCTTGTTAAGGCAAATCTTCGCTTTGTCGTTTCTATCGCAAAGCAGTATACTGATAATGGCGTTGCGATAACCGATCTAATCAGTGAGGGTAATATTGGTATGATGAAGGCTGCGCAAAGCTTTGACGGTAGTCGTGGCAAGCGCTTTGTTGGTTATGCTGAGCCTTTTATTCGTGATGTTATTGTTCATGCTATCAATGAGCAAAGTGGTATCTATAACCTTCCGAAGAATGAGCGCAATCGAGAAGAGAAGGAAAACAGTCGTGCCTTTTCGGTAGATGCTCCATTGCAGAATGGTAAGAATTTGAGCTTGTTGAGTGTGCTATTTGATCCAGATGCTCCACGTCCAGACAAGTTAGCGCTTGACGAATCAATAAAGGCAGAGCTCCTTCAGTCAATGGATGTGCTTAATGACAGAGAACGTCGTATTGTTCAGGCTTTCTATGGAATAGGTCAGGATAATATAACTTTTGCTGAAATAGGTGAAAACATGGGGCTGAAGCGTGAACGTGTACGCCAGATAAGAGATAAGGCTGTGAGAAAGCTAGGTAAGAATACTACAAACGATACGTTGAGAGCATATCTTAGTTGA
- a CDS encoding DMT family transporter: protein MGNNKNIPLQAHLSMFTAEFFWGLMAPLGKDAMTHGIDGIDMVSFRVMGGAILFWITSIFVKKETVPTKDKLLLAGAAIFGLVCNQCLYTIGLSITSPVNSSIVTTSMPIFAMVLSFFILKEPITLQKALGVFIGCCGAIILIITSAAAVSSKVGDIRGDLMCLGAQLSFALYLALFNNLIKKYSVFTVNKWMFLWATLMIWPFTGSHVMDLNWAIVPTKTWWEAGYVVIFGTYMGYILTMVGQHSLRPTVVSIYNYVQPIVSVTVSILTGIGVFTLMQGVAVIFVFSGVWLVIKSKSKRDLETKK, encoded by the coding sequence ATGGGTAACAACAAGAATATCCCACTTCAGGCGCATCTCAGCATGTTTACAGCTGAGTTTTTCTGGGGACTTATGGCTCCGCTTGGAAAGGATGCAATGACACATGGTATTGACGGTATAGATATGGTTTCATTCAGGGTTATGGGTGGGGCTATACTATTTTGGATTACATCTATATTCGTTAAGAAGGAAACTGTGCCAACAAAAGACAAGCTATTACTTGCTGGTGCTGCTATATTCGGACTAGTATGTAATCAATGTCTTTACACAATAGGATTGAGCATCACGTCACCCGTTAATTCAAGCATTGTAACAACATCAATGCCTATATTTGCAATGGTGCTGTCTTTCTTTATATTGAAAGAACCAATTACACTTCAAAAGGCACTTGGAGTATTCATTGGTTGTTGCGGAGCGATAATACTGATCATTACAAGTGCTGCAGCTGTAAGTTCAAAGGTTGGAGACATACGTGGAGATCTGATGTGTCTTGGCGCCCAATTATCTTTTGCACTTTATCTTGCACTATTCAACAACCTTATAAAAAAGTATTCTGTATTTACGGTTAACAAATGGATGTTTCTTTGGGCAACGCTGATGATATGGCCCTTCACGGGAAGTCACGTCATGGACCTTAATTGGGCTATCGTTCCTACGAAGACATGGTGGGAAGCAGGATACGTTGTGATCTTCGGAACATATATGGGTTACATATTAACGATGGTTGGACAGCATTCTCTGCGCCCGACAGTTGTTAGTATATATAATTATGTGCAACCTATCGTGTCGGTTACAGTAAGTATTTTAACAGGTATAGGAGTATTTACACTCATGCAGGGAGTAGCCGTGATATTCGTATTTTCTGGTGTATGGTTAGTGATAAAGAGTAAATCAAAACGCGATTTGGAGACAAAGAAATAA
- a CDS encoding 3-methyl-2-oxobutanoate dehydrogenase subunit VorB yields the protein MEKKEVTLMKGNEAIAHAVIRCGADAFFGYPITPQSEIIETLALLKPWETTGMVVLQAESEVASINMVYGGGGAGKRVITTSSSPGVALMQEGISYMAGAEIPGVIVNVQRGGPGLGTIQPSQSDYMQATRGGGNGDYNVIVLAPASVQEMADFVDLSFELAFKYRNPVMILSDGVIGQMMEKVILPPIKPRRTEEEIAKECPWATMGRPSSREPNIITSLELKPEVMEEINLHLQEKYQLAKDTETRCEITGCDDADYVIVAFGSAARITEKSMEIARKRGIKVGLFRPITLWPFPEKELRKTVAGKKGILVAEINAGQMIEDVKLAIGNSLPTEHFGRLGGIVPDPEEIVNALKTKLIDNE from the coding sequence ATGGAGAAAAAAGAAGTAACACTTATGAAGGGTAATGAAGCTATCGCACACGCAGTGATTCGCTGTGGAGCCGATGCTTTCTTTGGTTATCCAATAACACCTCAAAGTGAAATTATAGAGACATTAGCTCTCTTGAAACCTTGGGAGACAACGGGTATGGTTGTTCTTCAAGCAGAAAGTGAAGTTGCATCTATTAATATGGTATATGGTGGTGGAGGCGCTGGAAAGCGTGTCATAACCACAAGTTCAAGCCCTGGTGTGGCTTTGATGCAGGAAGGTATCTCATACATGGCTGGTGCCGAGATTCCAGGAGTTATTGTTAACGTTCAGCGTGGAGGTCCTGGACTTGGAACTATACAGCCAAGTCAGAGTGATTACATGCAGGCAACACGCGGAGGCGGAAATGGTGACTATAATGTCATTGTATTGGCTCCTGCTTCTGTTCAGGAAATGGCTGACTTTGTTGACCTATCTTTCGAACTAGCGTTCAAATACCGTAATCCGGTTATGATTCTCAGCGATGGCGTCATCGGTCAGATGATGGAGAAGGTTATTCTTCCTCCTATCAAGCCTCGTCGTACAGAAGAAGAGATTGCAAAGGAATGTCCTTGGGCTACCATGGGTAGACCAAGTTCACGTGAGCCGAATATCATTACATCACTTGAACTTAAGCCTGAGGTTATGGAAGAGATAAATCTGCACCTTCAGGAGAAATACCAACTTGCAAAGGATACTGAAACAAGATGCGAGATAACAGGCTGTGACGATGCCGACTATGTAATCGTTGCATTCGGAAGCGCAGCACGTATTACAGAGAAGAGCATGGAGATTGCACGCAAGCGTGGAATCAAAGTAGGACTCTTTCGCCCTATCACACTATGGCCTTTCCCTGAAAAGGAACTTAGAAAGACTGTAGCGGGTAAGAAAGGAATCCTTGTTGCTGAAATAAACGCAGGACAGATGATTGAAGACGTGAAGTTGGCTATAGGAAACTCTTTACCAACAGAACACTTTGGACGTCTCGGAGGTATTGTTCCTGATCCTGAAGAAATTGTTAACGCTCTGAAAACAAAACTCATAGACAATGAATAA
- a CDS encoding DUF2975 domain-containing protein, producing MKRKFNIYCILLLVAIAIGFTIDIYNNVDDLTLGFKDGWHSAEAQQEFLKRKTNMKQISYINLKAKNDNKFLTAVKNNVTGQMDSIQIGYVRVATSAGNNGRTTLSSCIGLFSAIIYLGCILAFWIVFLNIILAVNRGKAFDKKTDRKIKLMGIFLIGEYISEWGLTCVDYLESSKMYNISDYDISFSDYPSSYLLYLGIGMLIISQLLTIGRKMKEEQELTI from the coding sequence ATGAAACGCAAGTTTAATATATATTGTATTCTTTTGCTTGTAGCAATAGCCATTGGGTTCACTATTGACATATACAATAATGTAGATGATCTCACTTTAGGTTTTAAAGACGGTTGGCATTCAGCTGAAGCACAACAAGAGTTTCTGAAGAGAAAAACCAATATGAAGCAAATAAGCTACATAAACCTTAAAGCAAAGAACGATAATAAATTTCTTACTGCTGTTAAAAACAATGTTACAGGACAAATGGACTCTATACAAATTGGATATGTAAGAGTTGCAACATCAGCTGGCAACAACGGTAGAACGACCTTATCTAGTTGCATTGGATTATTCTCAGCAATAATATATTTGGGTTGCATACTTGCTTTTTGGATAGTATTTCTTAATATCATCCTTGCTGTCAACAGAGGGAAAGCCTTTGACAAAAAGACAGATCGGAAGATAAAGTTGATGGGAATTTTCTTAATAGGAGAATATATTTCAGAATGGGGCTTAACATGTGTAGACTATTTAGAAAGTAGTAAAATGTATAATATTTCAGATTATGATATTTCTTTCAGTGACTATCCTAGTAGCTATCTTCTTTATCTTGGCATTGGCATGCTGATTATTTCTCAGCTTCTCACAATCGGACGCAAGATGAAGGAAGAGCAAGAATTGACAATATAA
- a CDS encoding 4Fe-4S dicluster domain-containing protein, with amino-acid sequence MGKILGAVVINEDRCKGCALCVDACPKDVLALAGRKVNVHGYPYVEAIKADDCIGCASCGIVCPDGCITVYRKKLD; translated from the coding sequence ATGGGAAAAATATTAGGTGCTGTTGTTATCAACGAAGACAGATGCAAGGGCTGCGCACTTTGCGTAGACGCTTGTCCTAAAGACGTTTTAGCATTAGCAGGAAGAAAAGTCAACGTTCACGGTTATCCTTACGTTGAAGCAATTAAAGCCGATGACTGCATCGGATGTGCTTCATGTGGAATTGTATGCCCTGATGGCTGCATTACCGTTTATCGTAAAAAATTAGACTAA
- a CDS encoding O-acetylhomoserine aminocarboxypropyltransferase/cysteine synthase family protein: protein MSNGKKLHFETLQLHVGQENADPTTDSRAVPIYQTTSYVFHNSQHASDRFGLRDAGNIYGRLTNSTQGVFEDRVAALEGGVAGLAVASGAAAVTYALQNVAQNGDHILAANNLYGGTTNLLEHTLTTQGVEVSFVDPSDFKEVDAGFRPNTKAVIIETFGNPNASVTDIDKISEIAHKHNTIVIVDNTFGTPYLIRPIEHGADIVVHSATKFIGGHGSSLGGVIVDGGKFDWKANADKYPTLAKPDPSYHGAIFADVAGAAAFVTRIRAVILRDTGATISPFNAWILIQGLETLSLRVERHAYNTKKIVEYLAKNPKVAKVNHPSLPEHPDHALYQKLFPNGGGSIFTFDIKGGQDEAWAFIDHLKIFSLLANVADVKSLVIHPATTTHSQLSPKELEEQHIYPSTIRLSIGTENVIDLIDALDEAFQYVK, encoded by the coding sequence ATGAGTAATGGAAAGAAACTACACTTCGAGACACTTCAACTTCATGTAGGACAGGAAAACGCTGATCCAACAACGGATTCGCGTGCTGTACCTATTTATCAGACTACAAGTTATGTTTTCCACAATTCACAACATGCTTCAGACAGATTTGGACTTCGTGATGCGGGAAACATTTATGGAAGATTGACTAACTCAACACAAGGTGTTTTTGAAGACAGAGTTGCAGCCCTTGAAGGCGGTGTTGCTGGACTTGCTGTAGCATCAGGCGCAGCAGCGGTTACTTATGCGCTGCAAAACGTAGCTCAGAATGGTGACCACATATTAGCAGCAAACAACCTTTATGGCGGAACGACTAACCTACTAGAACATACATTGACTACTCAAGGTGTAGAAGTTTCATTCGTAGACCCTTCTGATTTTAAAGAGGTAGATGCAGGTTTCCGTCCAAACACGAAAGCCGTTATCATAGAGACTTTCGGTAATCCTAATGCTAGCGTGACTGACATTGACAAGATTTCAGAGATCGCTCACAAGCACAACACAATTGTAATTGTAGACAACACTTTCGGTACTCCATATCTTATCAGACCTATTGAACACGGAGCAGACATCGTTGTTCACTCTGCAACAAAATTTATTGGGGGGCACGGTTCGTCATTAGGTGGAGTAATCGTTGACGGCGGTAAGTTTGACTGGAAAGCAAACGCTGACAAGTACCCTACTCTAGCTAAACCAGATCCTTCATATCATGGAGCTATTTTCGCAGACGTTGCTGGGGCAGCTGCGTTCGTAACAAGAATACGTGCGGTGATATTACGTGATACTGGTGCAACAATAAGCCCATTCAATGCATGGATATTAATTCAGGGACTTGAAACTTTAAGTCTACGTGTGGAGAGGCACGCATACAATACAAAGAAGATCGTTGAATATCTGGCAAAGAATCCAAAGGTGGCAAAGGTAAACCACCCTTCATTGCCAGAACATCCCGATCATGCACTATACCAAAAGCTCTTCCCTAACGGCGGCGGCAGTATATTTACGTTTGACATAAAAGGCGGACAAGACGAGGCTTGGGCTTTCATAGACCACTTAAAGATATTTTCACTGCTTGCAAACGTTGCAGACGTAAAGAGTCTTGTTATACATCCAGCAACAACAACTCATTCACAGCTTAGTCCAAAGGAACTTGAAGAGCAACACATATACCCTTCAACTATAAGATTGAGCATTGGAACAGAGAACGTGATAGACCTTATCGACGCACTTGACGAAGCATTTCAATACGTAAAATAA
- a CDS encoding AAA family ATPase: MKYADYIEQIEIESLWSGTKHIVWNLDRNVNILSGINGVGKSTILSKVVKSLAQGGEFPSHLLKGVHLKVQPEDAKWIRFDAIRSFDRPLMNSDTISKLDLSLATELDWQLFQLQRKYLDYQVNIGNRIINALQCGDPDAALQAQKISESKKLFQDMIDDLFKETGKKIIRTENEIRFSQIGETLVPYQLSSGEKQILAILLTVLVEDQKPYVLFMDEPEVSLHFEWQKQLIELVLKLNPNLQLIMTTHSPAVVMNGWMEHVTEVTDITF; encoded by the coding sequence ATGAAATATGCTGATTATATAGAGCAGATAGAGATAGAATCTCTTTGGAGCGGAACAAAACACATTGTGTGGAATTTGGACCGTAATGTTAATATCCTTAGTGGTATTAACGGTGTAGGAAAAAGTACTATTCTCAGCAAGGTTGTGAAAAGTCTTGCACAAGGCGGCGAGTTTCCAAGTCACTTGCTTAAAGGTGTACATCTGAAAGTTCAACCTGAAGATGCAAAATGGATACGCTTTGATGCTATACGCTCTTTTGATCGCCCACTGATGAATTCAGACACGATATCGAAGCTGGATTTAAGTCTGGCTACAGAACTTGACTGGCAATTATTCCAGCTTCAGCGTAAGTATCTGGATTATCAGGTAAACATTGGCAACAGAATTATCAATGCATTGCAATGTGGTGATCCTGATGCTGCTTTACAGGCTCAGAAAATATCGGAGTCAAAAAAACTGTTTCAGGATATGATAGATGATCTATTCAAGGAAACAGGAAAGAAGATTATCCGTACTGAAAACGAGATACGCTTTTCACAGATTGGCGAGACCCTTGTTCCTTATCAGTTATCAAGTGGTGAGAAGCAGATTCTTGCAATCCTGCTCACTGTATTGGTGGAAGATCAGAAACCGTATGTGCTGTTTATGGATGAACCAGAAGTGAGTCTGCATTTTGAGTGGCAGAAACAGCTTATTGAACTTGTGCTTAAATTGAATCCTAATTTACAGTTGATAATGACAACGCATAGTCCGGCAGTTGTAATGAACGGTTGGATGGAGCATGTCACCGAAGTAACGGATATTACTTTTTAG
- a CDS encoding DUF4435 domain-containing protein, which yields MSKRLNENITSRYFEAANKLGSKKARRKIIAYVESYDDVFFWRTILGNYEDDSRYFEVMLPTRMNRLERGKKAAIANIMDGVGHNMIACVDADYDYLIQGASPASRTLLTNSYIFHTYAYAIENLQCYAPSLHNVAVAVVLNDHSIFDFNEFMTRYSEIIYPLFVWNIWYYRSDHYAEFTITEFDNIIELGDVRIDDPEYSLDKLHKKVSRAVDGFKKKNPNARESYLALKDDLNRLGVDSSNTYLYIQGHHLFDHVVVPIMDKVCGRLYREREQEIGDQSVHNMQYQTEISSYKNSVGDITAMLKKNMGYAMSPQFKNIMNDVAEFLDAK from the coding sequence ATGTCTAAAAGATTAAACGAAAATATAACATCAAGATATTTCGAGGCTGCCAATAAATTGGGCTCAAAGAAAGCACGTCGAAAGATTATAGCTTATGTAGAGAGCTATGATGATGTGTTCTTTTGGCGTACCATACTTGGTAACTATGAAGATGATAGTCGTTATTTCGAAGTGATGCTTCCTACACGTATGAATCGTTTGGAACGTGGTAAAAAGGCTGCTATCGCCAATATTATGGATGGTGTGGGACATAATATGATTGCTTGTGTAGATGCAGATTACGATTATCTCATACAAGGTGCTTCGCCAGCTTCACGAACGCTTTTGACAAATAGTTATATCTTTCATACGTATGCTTATGCAATAGAAAATCTTCAATGCTATGCTCCTTCGTTGCATAATGTGGCAGTAGCAGTGGTGCTAAACGATCATAGTATCTTTGACTTTAATGAGTTCATGACAAGATATTCTGAAATTATCTATCCACTGTTCGTTTGGAATATATGGTATTATCGTAGCGACCATTATGCTGAGTTCACGATAACCGAATTTGATAATATCATCGAACTAGGCGATGTGAGAATTGATGACCCAGAATATTCTCTTGACAAACTTCACAAGAAAGTGTCACGTGCTGTTGATGGCTTTAAAAAGAAGAATCCTAATGCCCGCGAAAGTTATCTTGCATTAAAGGATGATTTAAACAGGTTAGGAGTGGATTCGTCTAATACGTATTTATATATACAGGGACATCATCTTTTTGATCATGTCGTCGTACCGATTATGGATAAAGTATGCGGTCGATTATATCGTGAGCGTGAGCAGGAAATAGGTGATCAGTCAGTTCACAACATGCAGTATCAGACCGAAATTTCAAGCTATAAAAATAGTGTTGGAGACATAACAGCAATGCTTAAGAAGAATATGGGTTACGCCATGTCACCGCAGTTTAAAAATATAATGAATGATGTCGCTGAATTTTTGGATGCGAAATAA